A window from Methylococcus mesophilus encodes these proteins:
- a CDS encoding DUF2779 domain-containing protein — protein sequence MAHRQCPKRLWLQVHRPELTEWADASAIAIQHGYGIGEAARTLYPDGWLIDGANLADALADTRLALASQLNRTLFEATFEHEGVLIRADVLIPEEGEHRLVEVKASTRVKDYHLSDCAIQAWVCRQAGLSLNRVELAHVDSGFVYPGGGDYRGLLRHVDLTAALQPLISQIPGCIAAARATLERGEPAIAPGVQCHAPYACPFLGHCAEAAGLPAESEFPLRLLPYPGKLIEELEAEGYRDLRDVPAERLAKPKHRRIHRVALSGEAELDPAAAAALSRHEYPRYYLDFESIQFAVPRWASTRPYQQLVFQWSCHVEDAPGELRHLEFLDGSGDDPRRRFAEALIAPLGESGPVFVYHIGFERTRTNELASDFPDLSAPLLAIGERMVDLLPLVRNHYYHPGMDGSWSIKSVLPTLAPDLDYTALQVQHGAMAQEAYAELIDPGTVPQRRGELRRNLLDYCRLDTLAMVRLAWYLEGRAGAPSPSGPE from the coding sequence ATGGCTCACCGACAGTGCCCGAAACGCCTCTGGCTGCAGGTTCATCGGCCGGAGCTGACCGAATGGGCCGATGCCTCGGCCATCGCCATCCAACACGGCTACGGTATCGGCGAAGCGGCGCGGACGCTGTATCCGGACGGCTGGCTGATCGACGGCGCCAACCTGGCGGATGCCCTGGCCGACACCCGGCTGGCGCTGGCCTCCCAACTGAACCGGACGCTGTTCGAAGCCACCTTCGAGCACGAGGGCGTGCTGATCCGGGCCGACGTGCTGATACCGGAAGAGGGAGAGCACCGGCTGGTCGAAGTGAAAGCCAGCACAAGGGTGAAGGACTATCACCTCAGCGACTGCGCCATCCAGGCCTGGGTCTGCCGCCAGGCCGGCCTGAGCTTGAACCGGGTCGAGCTGGCCCATGTCGACAGCGGCTTCGTCTATCCCGGCGGCGGCGACTACCGCGGATTGCTGCGGCATGTCGATCTGACCGCAGCCCTCCAGCCGCTGATCTCGCAGATTCCCGGCTGTATCGCCGCCGCCCGCGCCACGCTCGAACGCGGCGAACCGGCCATCGCGCCGGGGGTGCAATGCCATGCCCCTTACGCCTGCCCCTTCCTCGGCCATTGCGCCGAAGCCGCTGGGCTACCCGCGGAATCGGAGTTTCCGCTGCGGCTGCTGCCGTACCCCGGCAAGCTGATCGAAGAACTCGAAGCCGAAGGCTACCGGGATCTGCGCGACGTGCCTGCCGAACGCCTCGCCAAACCGAAACACCGGCGCATCCACCGGGTCGCCCTCAGCGGCGAAGCCGAGCTCGATCCCGCCGCCGCGGCCGCCCTGTCCCGACACGAATACCCCCGTTACTACCTGGACTTCGAGAGCATCCAGTTCGCCGTGCCGCGCTGGGCCAGCACCCGACCCTACCAGCAACTCGTGTTCCAATGGTCCTGCCATGTCGAGGACGCGCCGGGCGAGCTGCGCCACCTGGAATTCCTCGACGGCAGCGGCGACGACCCGCGCCGCCGCTTCGCCGAGGCCCTGATCGCCCCACTCGGCGAAAGCGGCCCAGTGTTCGTCTACCACATCGGCTTCGAACGTACCCGCACGAACGAACTGGCAAGCGATTTCCCCGACCTGTCCGCGCCGCTGCTGGCGATCGGCGAACGCATGGTCGACCTGCTGCCTCTCGTCCGCAATCACTACTATCATCCCGGCATGGACGGCTCCTGGTCGATCAAGAGCGTGCTGCCCACCCTCGCCCCGGACCTCGATTACACGGCCTTGCAAGTCCAGCACGGCGCCATGGCCCAGGAAGCCTACGCCGAACTCATCGACCCCGGCACGGTCCCGCAGCGCCGCGGCGAACTGCGGCGGAACCTGCTCGACTATTGCCGGCTCGACACCCTCGCCATGGTCCGCCTAGCCTGGTACCTGGAAGGCAGAGCCGGCGCACCCTCACCCTCTGGGCCAGAGTGA
- a CDS encoding AAA family ATPase, with protein sequence MTPPTHRSLWRADFVAVPPVERRLARYALQLFRHDPQRALNLSDHEVLGALWRLTAPLLDPRAARELMGCSEEEVPWAAEALESESLSREEVVRDLEAAFAQDRNEPARPAPVAERRQRCRAVFETLPQQIARRLAEADGAAPTSSTVATLGQALGLSATEVLILEYLEHRELSRPLRVLLRAEPGARYAGRAVGRLNLARLAAMLGVEQEAMRGALARLAPLQSLGLVECDFELQRDMEDFLSPTALLRRVLEAAPPDADALLAELIEPAPAGVWPLEAFPHLRDTTERLQGVLGRAAAEGAVGINLLFYGPPGTGKTELARALAQASGLRAYQVRSSDDEGDGLNREGRLSAYQLAQRLLARRRDAMLIFDEVEDVFEMSDPLFSWMRGRGATGRQKGWMNRILEENPVPAIWVTNATDCFDPAFLRRFLLPVAFVQPPRSVRRQMVESHFGECAVPPSLLDELADDAVLAPAQLGSARRLWELLPEAPPEETIRAGVAALRTLLHGSPSPRRRRADTRFDAAFLNLAGGVSPGAIVRALSQHGHGSLCFYGPPGTGKTAFAEILAEALDRELVARQASDLLSPFVGETEQNLARLFLECDPSQSVLLLDEVDSFLTDRRQAQRSWERTQVNELLQQMERYPGIFIAATNLMSGIDAAALRRFDFKLHFRALTPAQRLALFAREAFGDATAPVPADLIYALEGLEGLTPGDFSAVTRQCTLLGERLTPEQFLRRLAAECRLKRTEPLEEA encoded by the coding sequence ATGACACCACCGACGCATCGAAGCCTGTGGCGCGCCGACTTCGTCGCCGTGCCTCCGGTCGAACGCCGTTTGGCGCGGTACGCGCTGCAGTTGTTCCGGCACGATCCGCAGCGTGCCCTGAATCTGTCGGACCATGAGGTGCTCGGTGCCTTGTGGCGGCTGACGGCGCCGCTGCTCGATCCGCGGGCGGCCCGTGAACTCATGGGTTGTTCCGAGGAGGAGGTCCCATGGGCTGCCGAGGCTTTGGAGTCGGAATCGCTCTCGAGGGAAGAGGTCGTCCGGGATCTGGAGGCGGCCTTTGCCCAGGACCGGAACGAACCGGCCCGGCCCGCGCCGGTCGCCGAACGGCGGCAGCGCTGCCGGGCGGTGTTCGAGACGCTGCCGCAGCAGATTGCGAGGCGTCTGGCCGAGGCCGACGGCGCGGCGCCGACGTCCTCTACCGTCGCGACCCTGGGCCAGGCCCTGGGGCTGAGCGCCACCGAGGTCCTGATCCTCGAGTATCTCGAACACCGGGAATTGAGCCGCCCGCTCCGTGTGTTGCTGCGTGCCGAGCCGGGCGCTAGATACGCAGGACGCGCCGTTGGCCGGCTCAACCTCGCACGTCTGGCTGCCATGCTGGGCGTGGAGCAGGAAGCGATGCGGGGTGCCCTGGCCAGGCTGGCACCGTTGCAGTCGTTGGGGCTGGTTGAGTGCGATTTCGAGCTTCAGAGAGATATGGAGGATTTCCTCAGCCCCACCGCCTTGCTGCGCCGGGTGCTCGAGGCCGCTCCGCCGGATGCCGACGCTCTGCTGGCCGAGCTGATCGAACCCGCGCCCGCCGGTGTCTGGCCGTTGGAGGCTTTTCCCCATTTGCGGGACACGACGGAGCGACTGCAGGGGGTATTGGGTCGCGCCGCGGCGGAGGGGGCGGTGGGAATCAATCTGCTGTTCTACGGCCCGCCCGGCACCGGCAAGACGGAGCTGGCGCGCGCGCTGGCCCAGGCTTCCGGACTGCGCGCCTACCAGGTCAGGAGTAGCGATGACGAGGGCGACGGATTGAATCGCGAAGGCCGGCTGTCGGCTTACCAGCTCGCGCAGCGCCTGCTCGCCCGGCGGCGGGACGCCATGCTGATCTTCGACGAGGTCGAGGACGTGTTCGAAATGTCCGACCCGCTGTTTTCCTGGATGCGCGGACGCGGCGCTACCGGCCGCCAGAAGGGCTGGATGAACCGCATCCTGGAAGAGAACCCGGTGCCGGCGATCTGGGTCACCAACGCCACGGATTGCTTCGATCCGGCTTTCCTGCGGCGCTTCCTGCTGCCGGTCGCCTTCGTTCAGCCACCGCGCTCGGTGCGCCGGCAGATGGTGGAGTCTCACTTCGGCGAGTGCGCGGTCCCGCCGTCGTTGCTGGACGAGCTGGCCGATGACGCGGTGCTTGCCCCGGCCCAGTTGGGCTCGGCGCGCCGATTGTGGGAGCTGCTGCCGGAAGCACCGCCCGAGGAGACGATCCGGGCCGGCGTGGCCGCGCTGCGCACGCTGTTGCACGGGTCGCCCTCGCCCCGCCGGCGCCGGGCGGACACCCGGTTCGATGCGGCCTTCCTGAATCTGGCCGGCGGAGTGAGTCCCGGCGCCATAGTCCGGGCTCTTTCGCAGCACGGCCACGGCAGCCTGTGCTTCTATGGCCCGCCGGGCACCGGCAAAACCGCGTTCGCCGAAATCCTGGCCGAGGCGCTCGACAGGGAACTGGTGGCGCGCCAGGCTTCGGACCTGCTTTCCCCCTTCGTGGGCGAAACCGAGCAGAATCTGGCCCGTCTGTTTCTGGAGTGCGATCCCTCGCAGTCGGTCTTGCTGCTCGATGAGGTCGACAGCTTCCTGACCGACCGGCGCCAAGCGCAACGGTCCTGGGAGCGCACCCAGGTCAACGAGCTGCTGCAGCAGATGGAGCGCTACCCCGGCATCTTCATCGCTGCCACCAATCTGATGAGCGGCATCGATGCGGCGGCCTTGCGCCGGTTCGATTTCAAGTTGCATTTCCGCGCCTTGACCCCCGCGCAGCGGCTCGCTCTGTTTGCGCGGGAGGCTTTCGGGGATGCCACGGCGCCGGTGCCGGCGGACCTGATCTATGCGCTGGAGGGCTTAGAGGGCCTCACGCCCGGCGACTTCTCCGCGGTCACACGCCAGTGCACGCTGCTCGGCGAGCGGCTGACCCCGGAGCAGTTCCTGCGCCGACTGGCGGCGGAATGCCGGCTGAAGCGGACGGAGCCCCTGGAGGAGGCTTGA
- the hypF gene encoding carbamoyltransferase HypF, which yields MRTAQRIQVRGRVQGVGFRPFVCRLAREFGLAGWVRNRGGGVEIHAEGEPAAIERLIDALVSRAPPLADPQPPVRLPAEFRGYAGFEILLSDSGNETPIHVPPDHFVCADCLDEMRDPAARRYRYPFINCTQCGPRYTLIDRLPYDRPNTAMADFPLCEDCRREYEDIHDRRYHAQPLACPRCGPVLEFREPSACVDEPALSGCIEALRQGQVVAVKGVGGYHLLCDARSDAAVRRLRERKRRPDKPLAVLIPWFEGEGIDWLARLAEPRPDERELLASPLRPIVILKRSVDSDLSGLIAPGLDEIGLMYPYSPLHHLLAWDYGAPLVATSANLSGEPVLTDGAEVERRLAHVADAFLHHDRPIRRPADDSVYRRSAGSMRPLRLGRGTAPLEMRLRYPVAEPTLALGADLKNTIALAFEDRAVVSPHLGNLGAPRSLDVFEQLIRELSALYGIEPKRVVCDAHPDYFSSRWARACGLEIHRVLHHHSHASALYGEFGPGGDILVFAWDGTGFGGDGTLWGGETLLGRPGGWRRVGSLRPFRLIGGEKASAEPWRCALAACWEAGLDWSGCPVDPAPYRHVWERGINSPYTSSAGRLFDAAAALLGVTLNQSHEGQAGMRLEALAGDTADFIELPLRRENGLYRADWSPLLPALMDGSQPAGYRSALLHTSLARAVLAQARAIRGESGVNLAGLTGGVFQNRILAELTAGLLRADGFEVVLPASLPVNDAAIAYGQIVETAGAGRASSPA from the coding sequence ATGCGGACCGCCCAGCGCATCCAGGTCCGCGGCCGTGTGCAGGGCGTGGGGTTCCGTCCCTTCGTCTGCCGGCTCGCCCGCGAATTCGGCCTCGCCGGCTGGGTGAGGAACCGCGGCGGCGGCGTCGAGATCCACGCCGAAGGCGAGCCCGCCGCGATCGAGCGGCTCATCGACGCACTGGTCTCCCGTGCCCCGCCGCTGGCCGATCCGCAGCCGCCCGTTCGCCTGCCCGCCGAATTCCGGGGCTACGCCGGGTTCGAAATCCTGCTCAGCGATTCCGGAAACGAAACGCCCATCCACGTGCCGCCGGACCATTTCGTCTGCGCCGATTGCCTGGACGAAATGCGCGATCCCGCCGCCCGCCGCTACCGGTATCCCTTCATCAACTGCACCCAATGCGGGCCGCGCTACACCCTCATCGACCGGCTGCCCTACGACCGCCCGAACACCGCGATGGCGGACTTCCCGCTGTGCGAGGACTGCCGGCGCGAGTACGAAGACATTCACGACCGGCGCTACCACGCCCAGCCGCTGGCCTGTCCTCGGTGCGGGCCGGTGCTGGAATTTCGCGAGCCGTCCGCATGCGTCGACGAACCGGCGCTCTCGGGCTGCATCGAAGCCCTACGGCAAGGCCAGGTCGTCGCCGTCAAAGGCGTCGGCGGCTACCACCTCCTCTGCGACGCCCGCTCGGATGCCGCCGTCAGGCGCCTGCGCGAACGCAAACGCCGCCCGGACAAACCCCTCGCGGTGCTGATCCCCTGGTTCGAAGGCGAAGGGATCGACTGGCTGGCACGCCTGGCCGAGCCGCGCCCTGACGAACGCGAACTGCTGGCATCCCCGCTCCGGCCCATCGTCATCCTCAAGCGCTCCGTCGACAGCGATCTGTCCGGCCTCATCGCGCCGGGCCTGGACGAGATCGGCCTGATGTACCCCTACAGCCCGCTGCATCACTTGCTGGCGTGGGATTACGGCGCGCCGCTGGTCGCCACCTCGGCGAACCTGAGCGGCGAGCCGGTGCTGACGGACGGCGCGGAAGTCGAGCGCCGGCTGGCTCACGTCGCCGATGCCTTCCTGCATCATGACCGGCCGATCCGCCGGCCCGCCGACGACTCGGTTTACCGCCGCAGCGCCGGGAGTATGCGGCCCTTGCGGCTGGGTCGCGGTACGGCGCCGCTCGAAATGCGTCTCCGCTACCCGGTGGCCGAACCCACTCTTGCGCTCGGGGCCGATCTCAAGAACACCATCGCCCTGGCCTTCGAAGACCGCGCGGTCGTCTCCCCGCACCTCGGCAATCTCGGCGCGCCGCGCAGCCTCGACGTATTCGAGCAACTGATTCGGGAGCTGTCCGCCTTGTACGGGATCGAGCCGAAGCGGGTGGTCTGCGACGCTCACCCCGACTACTTCTCCAGTCGCTGGGCCCGGGCCTGCGGGCTCGAAATCCACCGCGTCCTCCACCACCACTCCCACGCCTCGGCGCTTTACGGCGAGTTCGGGCCGGGCGGCGACATCCTGGTTTTCGCCTGGGACGGCACCGGCTTCGGCGGCGACGGCACCCTGTGGGGCGGCGAAACCCTGCTCGGCCGGCCCGGCGGCTGGCGCCGGGTCGGAAGCCTGCGGCCGTTCCGGCTCATCGGAGGCGAAAAGGCCAGCGCCGAGCCCTGGCGCTGCGCGCTCGCGGCCTGCTGGGAAGCGGGGCTGGACTGGTCCGGCTGCCCGGTGGACCCCGCGCCGTATCGGCACGTCTGGGAACGCGGGATCAACAGTCCCTACACGAGCTCCGCCGGACGTCTGTTCGACGCCGCCGCCGCCCTGCTCGGCGTCACGCTGAATCAAAGCCACGAAGGCCAGGCCGGTATGCGGCTGGAAGCGCTGGCCGGCGACACGGCGGATTTCATCGAACTGCCGCTGCGGCGTGAGAACGGCCTGTATCGCGCCGACTGGAGCCCCCTGCTGCCCGCTTTGATGGACGGGAGCCAACCGGCCGGCTACCGCAGCGCCCTGCTCCATACCAGCCTGGCCCGCGCGGTCCTGGCCCAGGCCCGAGCGATCCGTGGCGAATCGGGCGTAAACCTGGCCGGCCTCACCGGCGGCGTGTTCCAGAACCGTATTCTCGCCGAACTGACCGCGGGTCTGCTGCGGGCCGACGGATTCGAAGTCGTCCTGCCCGCCAGCCTTCCTGTCAACGATGCCGCGATCGCTTACGGCCAGATCGTCGAGACCGCCGGCGCCGGCCGCGCGTCCAGCCCCGCTTGA
- the hypD gene encoding hydrogenase formation protein HypD: MSDGRLWLERIRELPIPDGIRIMNVCGGHERSISMAGLRTALPQAIRLIPGPGCPVCICPEEDIYQAIRLGLEGDAVVATFGDMLRVPVNLGRQAVRSLEQAKAAGADIRPIASPIEARIIAEKAAGKPVVLFAVGFETTMAPVAALMAEGLPDNLYILCSGRLTWPAVKLLLDSDECVLDALVAPGHVATVMGPEEWDFVADDYRLPVAIAGFTPASLLQAVHSTIVQWLEETPRLANCYPEAVKPGGNPKAREFLDRSFDVAAGNWRGIGPIAASAYALKPEFAAHDARLHFPDYNAGDRRHAGEMPAGCDCARVVLGKIQPDECRIYGKPCTPRSPVGPCMVSDEGACRIWWAAGVRKDSAAA, translated from the coding sequence ATGAGCGACGGACGGCTTTGGCTGGAGCGGATCAGGGAGCTGCCGATTCCGGACGGGATCCGCATCATGAACGTCTGCGGCGGGCACGAGCGCTCGATCAGCATGGCGGGATTGCGTACCGCGCTGCCGCAGGCCATCCGCCTGATCCCCGGCCCCGGCTGCCCGGTCTGCATCTGCCCGGAAGAAGACATCTACCAAGCCATCCGGCTCGGCCTCGAGGGCGATGCCGTCGTCGCCACCTTCGGCGACATGCTGCGGGTGCCGGTCAACCTCGGGCGCCAGGCCGTGCGCTCGCTGGAACAGGCCAAGGCGGCGGGCGCCGACATCCGGCCCATCGCCTCGCCCATCGAGGCGCGGATCATCGCCGAAAAGGCGGCCGGCAAGCCGGTGGTACTGTTCGCGGTCGGCTTCGAAACCACCATGGCGCCGGTCGCCGCCCTGATGGCGGAAGGCCTGCCCGACAACCTCTACATCCTGTGCAGCGGCCGGTTGACCTGGCCGGCAGTCAAGCTGCTGCTCGATTCCGACGAATGCGTGCTGGACGCCCTGGTCGCGCCCGGCCACGTGGCCACGGTGATGGGGCCGGAAGAGTGGGACTTCGTTGCCGACGACTACCGCTTGCCGGTGGCAATCGCCGGCTTCACCCCCGCCAGCCTGCTCCAGGCGGTGCATTCGACGATCGTCCAGTGGCTGGAGGAAACGCCGCGGCTGGCTAACTGCTATCCGGAGGCGGTGAAGCCGGGGGGCAATCCGAAGGCTCGGGAATTCCTGGACCGCAGCTTCGACGTCGCCGCCGGCAACTGGCGCGGCATCGGGCCGATCGCGGCTTCGGCCTACGCGCTGAAGCCGGAATTCGCCGCGCACGACGCCCGCCTGCATTTCCCCGACTACAACGCGGGCGACCGGCGCCATGCCGGCGAGATGCCGGCGGGTTGCGACTGTGCCCGCGTCGTGCTCGGCAAGATCCAGCCGGACGAGTGCCGCATCTACGGCAAACCCTGCACCCCCCGCAGCCCGGTCGGCCCCTGCATGGTCTCGGACGAAGGCGCCTGCCGCATCTGGTGGGCGGCCGGCGTGCGCAAGGACTCCGCCGCCGCCTGA
- the hypB gene encoding hydrogenase nickel incorporation protein HypB yields MCDTCGCNITDGNRHLLRADGSHAKVTAVSVLNKLLQHNDAQAEANRALFDRHGVLVINLMSSPGSGKTSLLEATIKALNGGLRIAVIEGDLETENDAARIRALGVEAHQITTGTACHLDAHLVANVLPKLDLENIDVLFIENVGNLVCPASFDLGHHLNLTLLSVTEGDDKPAKYPVMFRAADAMVLSKTDLLAVLEEFSPERAEACLRNLASNAPVLRLAAKTGEGMKEWLDWLNRRLEHYRNLRRENRSLSPAVQSEGRRLHGLAKPDVRFKPAPKPETA; encoded by the coding sequence ATGTGCGACACCTGCGGCTGCAACATCACCGACGGCAACCGCCATCTGCTGCGCGCCGACGGCTCGCACGCCAAAGTCACCGCCGTCTCCGTCCTGAACAAACTGCTCCAGCACAACGACGCCCAGGCCGAGGCGAACCGCGCCCTGTTCGACCGGCACGGCGTACTGGTCATCAACCTGATGTCCTCGCCCGGCTCAGGCAAGACTTCCTTGCTGGAAGCGACCATCAAGGCGCTGAACGGCGGCCTGCGCATCGCCGTCATCGAAGGCGACCTGGAAACCGAAAACGACGCGGCGCGCATCCGCGCATTGGGCGTCGAGGCGCACCAGATCACCACCGGCACGGCCTGCCATCTCGACGCGCATCTGGTCGCCAATGTATTGCCCAAGCTCGATTTGGAGAACATCGATGTCCTGTTCATCGAGAACGTCGGCAACCTGGTCTGCCCCGCCAGTTTCGACCTGGGCCATCATCTCAATCTGACCCTGCTGTCCGTCACCGAGGGCGACGATAAGCCGGCCAAGTACCCGGTAATGTTCCGGGCGGCCGACGCCATGGTCCTCAGCAAGACCGATCTCCTGGCAGTGCTCGAGGAATTCTCCCCGGAACGGGCGGAAGCCTGCCTGCGCAACCTGGCCTCGAACGCGCCGGTGCTGCGCCTTGCTGCCAAGACCGGCGAAGGCATGAAGGAATGGCTGGACTGGCTGAACCGTCGGCTGGAGCACTACCGGAACCTGCGGCGCGAAAACCGCAGCCTGAGCCCGGCGGTGCAGTCCGAAGGCCGGAGGCTGCATGGCCTCGCCAAGCCGGACGTCCGTTTCAAGCCCGCACCGAAGCCCGAAACGGCCTGA
- the hypA gene encoding hydrogenase maturation nickel metallochaperone HypA, translated as MHELSICMELIDQVEAIARSHEAERVDTIVLRIGSLSGVEPGLLESAFEMARLGTVAEHARLRTERIEPRIRCRACGLEADAGPSDLRCPACSGTDTALIAGDEMILARVELLQAAD; from the coding sequence ATGCATGAACTGTCGATCTGCATGGAGCTGATCGACCAGGTCGAAGCCATAGCCCGCAGCCACGAGGCCGAACGGGTGGACACCATCGTCCTGCGGATCGGATCGCTCTCCGGCGTCGAACCCGGCCTCCTGGAAAGCGCCTTCGAAATGGCGCGGCTGGGCACGGTCGCCGAGCATGCGCGTCTGCGCACGGAGAGGATCGAGCCGAGGATACGCTGCCGGGCTTGCGGCCTGGAGGCGGACGCCGGGCCGAGCGACCTGCGCTGTCCGGCCTGCTCCGGCACCGACACGGCGCTGATCGCCGGCGACGAAATGATCCTGGCCCGGGTCGAATTGCTGCAGGCCGCAGACTGA
- a CDS encoding HypC/HybG/HupF family hydrogenase formation chaperone produces the protein MCLAVPMQITRLDGFSARCTARGVEREVSLFMLQDEGIVPGDFVLVHVGYAIQKISREDAEATWELFDQILAASDADA, from the coding sequence ATGTGTCTCGCTGTCCCGATGCAGATCACCCGGCTCGACGGCTTTTCCGCGCGCTGCACGGCGCGCGGCGTCGAGCGGGAGGTCAGTCTGTTCATGCTGCAGGACGAAGGCATCGTCCCCGGCGACTTCGTCCTGGTCCATGTCGGCTACGCCATCCAGAAGATCAGCCGGGAGGATGCCGAGGCGACCTGGGAGCTGTTCGACCAGATCCTCGCCGCGAGCGATGCCGATGCATGA
- a CDS encoding Do family serine endopeptidase, protein MQTNILRPTLIAASVIAALGAGYARYGDYTLVPKSAQVQPMAQATQQPAMPPSASAALPLPNFATIVQRNGPAVVNISVSGTARVNMPDAPQFDPNDPFGEFFRRFQPQIPRGEGAPTHGLGSGFIIRPNGLILTNAHVVDGAQEVTVKLTDRREYKAKIVGVDKPTDVAVLKIEADNLPVVPLGQPAQSGPGDWVVAIGSPFGFENSVTAGIISAKSRSLPEETYVPFIQTDVAVNPGNSGGPLFNLNGEVIGINSQIYSRTGGYQGLSFAIPIDVALKVEKQLLADGKVSRGRLGVGIQELNQSLAESFGLERPTGALVDSVPNDGPAAKAGIKPGDVILSLNGQPIENSGQLPPLVADIKPGSEARLGLWRNGRRDEVTVQVGEMPDAQQAAAPSNGLAKGRLGLAVRPLSPEEQRAAAVDGGVLVEAITGPAERAGIRPGDVVLALNGHTVSNPGELRELADRVDKHVALLVQRGGTRIFVPLDLG, encoded by the coding sequence ATGCAAACGAACATACTGCGTCCCACCTTGATTGCCGCATCCGTCATTGCCGCCCTCGGCGCAGGCTATGCCCGCTACGGAGATTACACCCTGGTGCCGAAGTCGGCCCAGGTCCAGCCGATGGCCCAGGCGACTCAGCAGCCGGCGATGCCGCCCTCGGCCTCCGCCGCGCTGCCCCTGCCCAATTTCGCCACCATCGTTCAGCGCAACGGACCGGCGGTCGTCAACATCAGCGTGAGCGGCACCGCCCGAGTCAACATGCCGGATGCGCCCCAGTTCGACCCGAACGATCCATTCGGCGAATTTTTCCGGCGGTTCCAGCCACAGATTCCCCGTGGGGAGGGTGCTCCCACGCACGGACTGGGCTCGGGCTTCATCATCCGTCCGAACGGGCTGATCCTGACCAATGCCCATGTGGTGGACGGTGCCCAGGAAGTCACGGTCAAGCTGACCGACCGCCGTGAATACAAGGCCAAGATCGTCGGCGTGGACAAGCCGACCGACGTCGCCGTGCTCAAGATCGAGGCCGACAACCTGCCCGTGGTGCCGCTGGGGCAGCCGGCGCAGTCCGGGCCCGGCGACTGGGTCGTGGCGATCGGCTCGCCGTTCGGCTTCGAGAACAGCGTGACCGCCGGCATCATTTCGGCCAAATCGCGCAGCCTGCCCGAGGAGACCTATGTCCCGTTCATCCAGACCGACGTGGCGGTGAATCCCGGCAACTCCGGCGGCCCGCTGTTCAACCTGAACGGTGAAGTCATCGGCATCAATTCCCAGATCTACAGCCGCACCGGCGGCTACCAGGGCCTGTCGTTCGCCATCCCCATCGATGTGGCACTGAAGGTGGAAAAACAGTTGCTGGCGGACGGCAAGGTCAGCCGCGGGCGGCTGGGCGTCGGCATCCAGGAATTGAACCAGTCGCTGGCCGAATCTTTCGGCCTGGAGCGGCCCACGGGCGCCCTGGTCGATTCGGTGCCGAACGACGGACCGGCAGCCAAGGCCGGTATCAAGCCGGGCGACGTCATCCTGAGCCTGAACGGCCAACCGATCGAGAATTCCGGCCAGTTGCCTCCGCTGGTCGCGGACATCAAGCCCGGCAGCGAGGCCAGGTTGGGTCTCTGGCGCAACGGCAGGCGCGACGAGGTGACGGTCCAGGTCGGCGAAATGCCCGACGCGCAGCAGGCCGCCGCGCCCAGCAACGGCTTGGCCAAGGGCCGGCTGGGGCTGGCGGTGCGGCCTCTGTCGCCGGAAGAACAGCGGGCGGCGGCCGTCGACGGCGGCGTGCTGGTCGAGGCGATCACGGGGCCGGCCGAACGCGCCGGCATCCGGCCGGGCGACGTGGTACTGGCGCTTAACGGCCATACGGTGTCCAATCCCGGTGAATTGCGCGAACTGGCGGACCGGGTGGACAAACATGTGGCCCTGCTGGTGCAGCGCGGCGGTACGAGGATTTTCGTGCCGCTGGATTTAGGCTGA
- a CDS encoding CerR family C-terminal domain-containing protein, producing the protein MCALNAAPCHDPTRERLLQAALDVFADKGFRDATVREICARAEANTASVNYYFRSKEALYSEVLSFAFREAHERYPDTLASDPDLPPETRLRHFISNFLARLLDETHLGRHGKLIGREIADPTAALDQVIETTMKPHCSILHGIVATLVGPGYSEADMHRLGLSIVGQCLMYRHSRSLIDRVYPEIIATPEEIEKTAEHIARFSIAALKHLHPEPAGS; encoded by the coding sequence ATGTGTGCCTTGAACGCGGCGCCTTGCCACGATCCGACACGCGAACGGCTGCTCCAGGCCGCGCTCGACGTGTTTGCCGACAAAGGATTTCGCGACGCAACGGTGCGGGAAATCTGCGCCCGAGCGGAAGCGAACACCGCTTCCGTGAATTATTACTTCCGGAGCAAAGAGGCGCTTTACTCCGAAGTTCTGAGCTTCGCCTTCCGGGAAGCGCACGAGCGTTATCCCGACACACTGGCCAGCGATCCGGACCTCCCCCCCGAAACGCGGCTGCGCCATTTCATCTCAAACTTTCTGGCACGCTTGTTGGACGAGACCCATCTGGGCCGGCACGGCAAGCTGATTGGGCGCGAGATTGCTGATCCGACGGCGGCGCTCGATCAGGTCATCGAAACCACCATGAAGCCGCACTGCTCGATTCTGCACGGCATCGTCGCCACGCTGGTCGGGCCGGGCTACAGCGAAGCGGACATGCACCGCCTGGGCCTGAGCATCGTCGGACAGTGCCTGATGTACCGGCACTCCCGCTCGCTGATCGACCGGGTCTATCCGGAGATCATCGCCACGCCGGAAGAAATCGAAAAGACCGCCGAGCACATCGCCCGCTTTTCGATCGCGGCACTGAAGCATCTGCACCCGGAGCCAGCCGGCTCCTGA